In Excalfactoria chinensis isolate bCotChi1 chromosome 20, bCotChi1.hap2, whole genome shotgun sequence, a genomic segment contains:
- the TNFRSF18 gene encoding LOW QUALITY PROTEIN: tumor necrosis factor receptor superfamily member 18 (The sequence of the model RefSeq protein was modified relative to this genomic sequence to represent the inferred CDS: deleted 1 base in 1 codon) encodes MTVRGREARLLNTQACLLLAMYLWHWAQQTQATSCPDGELRAIAKDVKKCCPKCLSSTGDNSLCEGIDDVDCKCPQGFSCADRPCTSCKKTECPEGEELVKRGTIYYKYSCKPCEKGTYSNGKNSWCQSWTDCESSGLLTIKEGNSTHNSLCGYLVKYLEQDSVTRDSLYTTILAILTAVGLFVLILLTFFLHLCIWSLKKEKHPAADNVESIYPKLLLSPQTPHHREETYSCQFPEEEHGDKILEDKLTTSNLRVSTENR; translated from the exons ATGACTGTACGTGGAAGAGAAGCCCGTCTCCTTAATACTCAAGCTTGCTTGCTGCTGGCAATGTACCTGTGGCACTGGGCACAACAGACTCAGGCAACATCGTGCCCTGATGGTGAGCTGAGAGCAATTGCTAAGGATGTCAAGAAATGTTGCCCCAAATGCCTTTCCAGCACAG GGGACAACAGCCTATGTGAAGGAATAGATGACGTAGACTGCAAGTGTCCTCAAGGATTCAGTTGTGCTGATAGGCCCTGTACTTCCTGCAAGAAAACTGAATGTCCAGAGGGCGAGGAGCTGGTTAAGCGAG GCACAATTTACTATAAATATTCATGTAAACCTTGTGAGAAAGGAACCTATTCTAATGGTAAGAACAGCTGGTGCCAGAGCTGGACTGa ttGTGAAAGTTCTGGCCTTCTAACAATCAAGGAAGGCAACAGCACACACAATTCATTATGTGGCTACCTCGTGAAATATTTGGAACAAG ACAGTGTTACCCGTGATTCTCTGTACACCACTATCCTGGCCATCCTGACAGCGGTGGGTCTCTTTGTTCTCATCTTGCTGACTTTCTTCTTGCATCTCTGCATATGGTcgctgaagaaagaaaaacaccccGCAGCTGACA ATGTGGAAAGTATATACCCGAAGCTGCTGTTGTCTCCACAAACACCCCACCACAGAGAAGAGACTTACAGCTGCCAGTTTCCAGAAGAAGAACATGGAGACAAAATACTGGAAGATAAA CTTACTACTTCCAACCTCCGAGTCTCCACTGAGAACAGATAA